The following is a genomic window from Thermodesulfatator atlanticus DSM 21156.
TGTCGTAAAATTCCCTCAATACCCCTTTACCGCTCGCTATCGCACTAAGGGCTCCCATGTAAAGTAGTCCCCTTAGCCTCTTGTCCCCCTTCTTGCTTATCTGCGCCGCCTTCTTCGTATTCCCTGATTCTTTGGTCTC
Proteins encoded in this region:
- a CDS encoding transposase, with the translated sequence ETKESGNTKKAAQISKKGDKRLRGLLYMGALSAIASGKGVLREFYDRLVKKGKPKKVAVTACARKLLLFAFAKYKKAMEELQLQMA